The following coding sequences lie in one Musa acuminata AAA Group cultivar baxijiao chromosome BXJ1-8, Cavendish_Baxijiao_AAA, whole genome shotgun sequence genomic window:
- the LOC103993700 gene encoding uncharacterized protein LOC103993700 isoform X1, with translation MQPPTLLSLTIDSALRHIAHIADLSAIPDPIVLELFWKTLQAGKLTEKVLKLFMATGNEDILSFVHRLNIKPTLTPVLPTRCSEKF, from the exons atgcaaccgcctaccCTGTTGTCTCTCACCATCGACTCCGCCCTCCGCCACATCGCCCACATCGCCGATCTATCCGCCATCCCTGACCCCATCGTCCTCGAGCTCTTCTGG AAAACCTTGCAGGCAGGAAAGTTGACAGAGAAGGTGTTGAAGCTATTCATGGCAACTGGCAATGAAGATATTCTATCCTTTGTTCATCGCCTTAATATTAAACCAACCCTTACCCCCGTCCTTCCGACCA GGTGCTCCGAGAAATTCTAG
- the LOC103993700 gene encoding uncharacterized protein LOC103993700 isoform X3 yields MQPPTLLSLTIDSALRHIAHIADLSAIPDPIVLELFWAGKLTEKVLKLFMATGNEDILSFVHRLNIKPTLTPVLPTRCSEKF; encoded by the exons atgcaaccgcctaccCTGTTGTCTCTCACCATCGACTCCGCCCTCCGCCACATCGCCCACATCGCCGATCTATCCGCCATCCCTGACCCCATCGTCCTCGAGCTCTTCTGG GCAGGAAAGTTGACAGAGAAGGTGTTGAAGCTATTCATGGCAACTGGCAATGAAGATATTCTATCCTTTGTTCATCGCCTTAATATTAAACCAACCCTTACCCCCGTCCTTCCGACCA GGTGCTCCGAGAAATTCTAG
- the LOC103993700 gene encoding uncharacterized protein LOC103993700 isoform X2: MQPPTLLSLTIDSALRHIAHIADLSAIPDPIVLELFWKTLQAGKLTEKVLKLFMATGNEDILSFVHRLNIKPTLTPVLPTNFFIVS; this comes from the exons atgcaaccgcctaccCTGTTGTCTCTCACCATCGACTCCGCCCTCCGCCACATCGCCCACATCGCCGATCTATCCGCCATCCCTGACCCCATCGTCCTCGAGCTCTTCTGG AAAACCTTGCAGGCAGGAAAGTTGACAGAGAAGGTGTTGAAGCTATTCATGGCAACTGGCAATGAAGATATTCTATCCTTTGTTCATCGCCTTAATATTAAACCAACCCTTACCCCCGTCCTTCCGACCA attttttcatcgtGTCCTAA
- the LOC103993699 gene encoding alkaline/neutral invertase A, mitochondrial, whose translation MNATGSMGLAVAVRPCCRLIAAQILPRCPHRHGRRIAALPFFLRCSRGRRHFSRCPCALPPRRSAAAWVRAAVAPARDGAAVSDPRRLSTSVGPVPRPGGDKDFGRIFVQGLAAVKPLVIDSVEQPPAVGGEKTKKEAVEEEEEEEDRSEVAKGRLQSESEKEAWRLLKNAVVTYCGSPVGTLAAIDPAVEPLNYDQVFIRDFVPSALSFLLKGEMEIVRNFLLHTLHLQSWEKTVDCYSPGQGLMPASFKVRSVPQGSNGEVEEFLDPDFGESAIGRVAPVDSGLWWIILLRAYGKISGDYALQERIDVQTGIKLILNLCLSDGFDMFPTLLVTDGSCMIDRRMGIHGHPLEIQALFYCALRCSREMIVASDGSKNVLRAINNRLSALSFHIREYYWADMKKVNEIYRYKTEEYSQDAINKFNIYPEQIPGWLVDWIPEKGGYFIGNLQPAHMDFRFFSLGNLWAIISSLATPKQAEGILDLIEDKWDELVGNMPLKICYPALENEEWRITTGSDPKNTPWSYHNGGSWPTLLWQFTLACIKMGRPESARKAIAIAENHLSNDRWPEYYDTPTGRFIGKQSRLYQTWTIAGFLASKLLLENPELASILTFEEDLELLEGCACSLAKSPRIKCSRRAAKSHIFV comes from the exons ATGAATGCAACGGGTTCAATGGGGCTGGCCGTCGCCGTGAGGCCCTGCTGCCGCCTAATCGCCGCCCAGATCCTCCCGAGATGCCCCCACCGACACGGCCGCCGTATCGCCGCCCTccccttcttcctcagatgctcCCGCGGCCGCCGCCACTTCTCCCGGTGCCCCTGCGCCCTCCCGCCCCGCCGATCGGCCGCTGCGTGGGTCCGCGCCGCCGTCGCCCCCGCGAGGGACGGGGCCGCGGTCTCCGACCCCCGCCGCCTCTCCACCTCGGTAGGGCCCGTGCCCCGGCCCGGCGGGGACAAGGACTTCGGACGGATCTTCGTCCAGGGCCTCGCGGCCGTGAAGCCCCTCGTGATCGACAGCGTGGAGCAGCCACCTGCGGTGGGGGGGGAGAAGACGAAGAaggaagcggtggaggaggaggaggaggaggaggaccggTCGGAGGTGGCTAAGGGGCGGTTACAGTCGGAGTCGGAGAAGGAGGCGTGGAGGCTGTTGAAGAATGCGGTGGTGACGTACTGTGGGAGCCCTGTGGGGACGTTGGCGGCGATCGATCCCGCGGTGGAGCCACTCAATTACGACCAGGTCTTCATCCGCGACTTTGTGCCCTCggccctctccttcctcctcaagGGGGAGATGGAGATCGTGCGGAATTTCCTCCTTCACACCTTGCATTTGCAG AGTTGGGAAAAGACTGTGGATTGCTACAGCCCTGGACAAGGGCTGATGCCGGCAAGCTTCAAGGTTAGAAGTGTTCCTCAGGGAAGCAATGGTGAAGTTGAGGAGTTCTTGGACCCTGATTTTGGTGAATCGGCCATCGGACGTGTTGCTCCAGTAGATTCTG GATTATGGTGGATCATCTTGCTAAGAGCTTATGGAAAGATTAGTGGTGACTATGCATTGCAAGAGAGAATCGATGTGCAAACTGGAATCAAACTGATATTGAACTTATGCTTGTCTGATGGGTTTGACATGTTCCCTACACTGCTAGTCACTGATGGCTCTTGCATGATAGATCGAAGAATGGGTATCCATGGGCATCCTCTTGAGATCCAA GCTCTATTCTACTGTGCTCTGCGTTGCTCACGTGAAATGATTGTTGCCAGTGATGGATCAAAAAATGTATTGCGTGCTATCAATAACAGACTGAGTGCATTATCATTCCACATCAGAGAGTACTATTGGGCGGATATGAAGAAGGTCAATGAGATTTATCGTTATAAGACTGAAGAATATTCTCAAGACGCTATTAACAAGTTCAACATCTATCCTGAGCAAATTCCTGGTTGGCTGGTGGACTGGATTCCTGAAAAAGGTGGCTACTTTATTGGGAACCTTCAACCAGCTCACATGGATTTTAGGTTCTTTTCGCTTGGTAATTTATGGGCCATCATTTCGTCTTTAGCCACTCCAAAACAAGCTGAGGGCATTCTTGATCTCATTGAAGACAAATGGGATGAGCTTGTTGGGAATATGCCTTTGAAGATATGTTATCCTGCCTTAGAAAACGAAGAATGGCGCATAACTACTGGAAGTGATCCGAAGAATAC GCCTTGGTCATATCATAATGGTGGATCATGGCCTACTCTGTTATGGCAG ttcacGTTGGCTTGCATCAAAATGGGTCGACCTGAATCTGCCCGAAAGGCAATTGCCATAGCTGAGAACCACCTTTCAAATGACAGGTGGCCTGAATATTATGATACCCCAACTGGAAGATTTATTGGAAAGCAGTCTCGGCTCTATCAGACATGGACAATTGCTGGGTTCCTGGCATCAAAGTTGCTGCTGGAGAATCCAGAGCTGGCTTCCATACTAACATTTGAGGAAGACCTCGAGCTTCTGGAGGGCTGTGCGTGCAGCCTGGCTAAGAGTCCTCGTATCAAATGCTCCCGCCGTGCTGCCAAATCACACATCTTCGTATAA
- the LOC135586417 gene encoding F-box protein At5g49610-like, producing the protein MSSSESPYGVLPTDIVTQILARLPVYSLFRCRSVCKLWNRLPFEKHFVDLYFRIGPKDPILLLEFPESSAFLSVDRFRGVSAFSLGFLNDKVKIRASCNGLLCCSSVRNRGVYYVCNPVTREFRVLPRARERPLTRCQPEYEATLVGLAFDPVSWKFNVVLAGFHRFFGHRPHGEFVSLVFDSETNSWSRSVSLMHDEFTHMNRCQVVFSCGLLHWLTHSCSYVLAFDLKSGVWGKILLPDEVLTTRSGSRVYLLELEGSVSVVQITGVWMSIWVLRNHDTEQWTLVDRVHLRCISAFAASIFPVSQSRDVAFMATQKKILIYNLKGKVWKEVYGANGTVTYPLWFSSYGFRSTLFPCHL; encoded by the coding sequence ATGAGCTCGTCAGAATCCCCTTATGGAGTCCTCCCGACCGACATCGTCACACAGATCCTCGCGCGGCTGCCCGTCTATTCCCTCTTCCGATGCAGGTCCGTCTGCAAGCTGTGGAACCGATTGCCCTTTGAGAAGCACTTCGTCGACCTCTACTTCCGGATCGGCCCCAAAGACCCCATCTTGCTGTTGGAATTCCCCGAGTCCAGCGCCTTCCTCTCGGTCGACCGATTTCGAGGGGTCTCGGCCTTCTCCCTGGGATTCTTGAACGATAAGGTCAAGATCAGGGCCTCCTGCAATGGCTTGCTGTGCTGCTCCAGCGTTCGGAATCGTGGCGTTTACTACGTCTGCAATCCGGTCACCCGAGAGTTCCGTGTGCTGCCGAGAGCGAGGGAGAGGCCCCTCACTCGGTGCCAACCGGAGTACGAGGCTACCCTCGTCGGCTTGGCGTTTGATCCCGTCTCTTGGAAGTTTAATGTTGTTCTTGCTGGATTCCATCGTTTTTTTGGTCACCGGCCTCATGGCGAGTTCGTCTCCCTGGTGTTCGATTCGGAAACCAATTCTTGGAGTCGATCGGTTTCGTTGATGCACGACGAGTTCACCCACATGAATCGCTGCCAAGTTGTGTTTTCTTGTGGCTTACTGCATTGGTTGACGCATAGCTGTTCTTATGTGCTTGCTTTTGATTTGAAAAGTGGAGTTTGGGGGAAAATCTTGCTGCCCGATGAAGTGCTGACGACAAGGTCTGGATCCAGGGTTTATCTTCTGGAGCTGGAAGGCTCGGTGTCGGTCGTTCAGATAACTGGGGTTTGGATGAGCATATGGGTTTTAAGAAATCATGACACTGAGCAATGGACTTTGGTTGATAGAGTGCATCTCCGGTGCATCAGTGCGTTTGCTGCAAGCATATTTCCTGTGAGCCAGTCGAGAGATGTTGCCTTCATGGCGACGCAGAAGAAGATTTTGATATACAACTTGAAGGGCAAGGTGTGGAAGGAGGTATATGGTGCAAATGGAACTGTGACATATCCACTGTGGTTTTCATCTTATGGTTTCAGGAGCACACTTTTTCCTTGTCATCTTTAA